From Erigeron canadensis isolate Cc75 chromosome 5, C_canadensis_v1, whole genome shotgun sequence:
AACTAAAAGAAGAGTGGTTATATTCTTATCTCCACATTTGAAATTGTATCGCACTGTATAAATTATACAGTTGACTAAACAAATTATTAATGTGTAATTgtaatagataaattaaaaatatgatataaatatcaataaaagaaacataatatatatgttatacaCTTAACACTCTTTTGATGtccaaatttaaaaagtaaataaaatttattCTTTGAACTGGTTAcaattttaagaataaatttggctgtaaatataaaaataacatatttatatcatataagtATTTCACTTTGTATGAAATAAGTTTAATTTCGTTCAATCATTtatgctttttatttttgttaaaaagacAAATACTCAAGGAATTATTGATAATTATATGGATTAACTTACATAGAGACTAAGTGCTCCAAGTacaataaaaaactttaaaaatgaaaactttttgataaaattttcaTCTAGCTTAAAACCAAAATCTCattaaatatagttatataaacTGTAGTTAAAATGTATGAAAAAAACTATACACTCATCATACAAtttaagaacaaaaaataatatttttttatatagttaaaaataaagttttaaagttgTATTTTACATTTCTTCATACAtgtaaaataactttacttCAAATTTTACTAAAAGTATTAAACAACTCACAAGATTATTGGTAAAATCTCACGAATTATCCTGCTTGAAAATGTGTACTTATTCTGGCTGACTCGAACTCGAAGTAACGTTCACCGACTTactttaaattgattttgtgaaAACTTGGGGACCAAGTAAACTTGATGATTTTACCAGTTATTTTTACCCAATGAccacttaataataataattaaatattccACATCTATTCACCCAGGCCCTACCATACTTTTCACACATCCACCACACACAACACACATGGCACTTGAAGCTCTAAACTCTCCggcaaccaccaccaccacaacaccACCGCCACAACCACCACTTTCCACCCACTACAACTTTCCGACCACCACTCACCCATCAGAACCACCATACCCCACTGAAGAAGAATACATAGCTTTTTGCCTCTTATTACTCTCACGCGGCagcgccgccaccaccaccaccacaaccaccgcCACGTCGCCATCACTTGTTTCTTACAAATGTAATATTTGCTATAAAGAATTTTCTTCTTACCAGGCACTTGGTGGCCATACAGGAACTCACCGGAAAAAAGTCTCCGCCGGCAACCACCGTCACCCATCTACCTCcgccgcccccaccaccaccactttctCTTCTTTGATGGCTAGTTTCAGGACCCACGAGTGTTCCATCTGCTACCGGACTTTTCCTACCGGCCAAGCACTCGGTGGTCACAAACGGCGACATTATGAAGGCAAAATCTCCCGCACCGGAAACTTGGGATTTTACTAAATTGCCCTTATGGTTAATGGACTTTAATTGATATCttatactatatttttatttttttacagtTTTTGTTAGGTTGATGATGATCAATTAGATACGGATTATATTACTAATGAATTTTAGTTCTACTCCTACTATAGACTGTTAATGATGAGGATTATATCATATGTTAATTGAAGTGATTAGTGAAATTGGGCTTTAATTTCCAGTTTATTCTGTTTAAcgatactagcacggtacccgcgctatgcggcggtggtcgtggcggcgacggtgtgatggttggacgactgttggtgatGGAGCGgcggtgagttgtgtatataattgatgtgaaaggttaatggacatattttaaatgataaagaacTGACagtataatttaataattaatgttaagaggatagtgtatataaaaatattttaaagggtgttaagtgaaaatatgtaattaccaaaaataaaaaaggttattctttttatcttttattatactaaaacacagttgctctaataacttattgtctaatcacaactctcgatttcttaatgttgacttttgttttcaattttgactttaatttacacttttttgttttccatcacaaatttacactttttacccattaattttaatataataaataaataataaaagctaatatatatccgatagaataatagctaatatttatctaataaaataataattaatatatatgcaaattctatcatatatatatatatataattaattaactataaataataaatttattaagattttatttaaattttaatatacaccaaaagacagttgaactaatgacttattaaccaatcatatcgctcgattttatcaaattgactctgatgtcattatttagttttttacataattttatttaattaataaaaaataaataactaaaataattatttttacaatgttattaaaattggtttctatctacaaagcccgattttcacacacgaacaattgtacattgcagtatctcgagttaagtcgagaaagagctttaaagtattaatatgTGACACTTAAACAAATTTCGTCTAAAAAGAAATgtttcaaatgatgaaggatGGTATATGCtttcaatgttcttttattacataagtttctttttattagcttaatatttttgtcatttgaattgaacaattattatctatttatatttcaactttgaacttataagcttttattagttacatgtattaatatctaatattaataatgtcgtaagtctcgtgttcagtgttggacacgggtctaaaatctagtaatatagtatagattagtgaaattgatcaagtgattagTGAATGTAAGTGATAGCTTGATGTTATTAATTAGTGGTGGATAATATTATCTAAAAAATACCATGTGGGTTTATGCATGCCTAAATAAAACATGTTGCACATTTTCACTCAATGGATAGTGTTGGAAATTATCCTTGTGAATAAGGCTTATTAAAAATTTGGGTGATTGATATATCTCTTCCTATATAAACAATTATTTGCATCTTTTAATTTGTACAGTTTTATTTAGAAGCAGATTGTTTAGTGTATGACCCTCTACTTCAACGCATCCATTAAGTATACAATTACTCATTTCTATGTGAAGGATTGAAAGTAAAATGTTCATTGTGAAAGCTAACGTCATATATGTGAAATTTAGATTAAGATTTAGGATGATTCGGTCTAGAACCTAGTTCGATTTGTGTTGCATACTTTCATCATGAAACTCTTTGAACTATCGAGTCGAGCAATCGAGTTGAGTTCAAGCCTTGTTAAGCTTGAATTGAACTTGCTCAGCTTGTTCACAAGCTTAATTATTTTTAGCACATTTTTTCAAGGCTCAAGGAAACTAGTATTATTTGTATTGTCGTTTACTCGTTTACAAattcatgtcttcaaaatttgttttcaATATGAATATTTGTCTTtctaattaaaagatatattatttttaattaatttaatagaAATCTTTAGCATAAGAGGCATACAAACCAATAAATTTTAGCTCATATGGTATGAATGATAACCATCAACATATAATTAAGTGTGAGTTCAAGTTTTATTGACTACACTTTTGTAAAAAAGTgtgaaatttgttttgattattacatcttaacctcctcaTATATACATCCTTGAGATATGTAACATCTTGCTTataaaaatgtggatttcaaaaaattttccaaaataaaacataactccGTTAATTAAGTGTGGAAGCGTCGTTCAAAAATCTCATTTGATCCATAACGGaatcaataaaaacataataaatgtcttaaaaggtgttaccaacaatatcatcacaatagCCCAAATGAAATCCACAATCAACGTAAAAGACAACCGACATAAAAATGGCCAAACGGCTAAATAATAAGTCTACTTAAATAAATGCATctatgggtaactaaagccaCAATCCTCAAGCTCCATAAGTAGCTACCCATCTCACCATCTACCGATCAGCTTCAAGTcctaacctgagggcacaacatttttccacaaaacacaagtgtcagcttaaaagccgagtaagataacaggttagtacaaaacaaggattgataattaaaacatttttataaaaaaatatatctcaCACATATGTATAGCCACAATCACCCAATTCCACGTTAACAACATCATAAGGATATTTAATCCTATAAAGTGCCTAGCAATCCTTATTAATCCACGTTACAACACAATTTCCACGTTCCACGTTATTCACGTATAGTTATGCCATTATAGTcaacaataaaatatttgtgtgtagGTGGTCATAAAACCTTACAGGAACCTCACACCTGACATGATGGGTAACCTTTCGGGGTCCATTGGCgtcgttatggataggcataaccaaatccatgagcaAACCGTTTTCGCACGTATGGTGGTCAATCACTCCACCCGGTATACTCTTTCCACGATGATTGAGTCACATGGGAAGCATGTACATTGCCCCCGAGTGATCCACGTACACAAGAGTCCATATGACtaatgtgggttaagcttaacacttttccACATTGTGCTCGAGACTTAAACACACGATAAATTCCACGTTAACACAGGATAATTCCTCGTTAAATtattagggcccttaacgtgcttcgtgacatggcaacttaaattagtctagtgtactatgtgtacaGGCCAACCACAAATAACTATTACACAACAAATCATTTATCACAAGCATAAATACATAATCATGCATAAAATGTCCACAAGTAATCCCCATGAACATCCCATACCCAACATACGCATGAGATAGTTAAACATCATAAAAAAGGGAGTAATTATAACatcaaaagtaagttatcttaccttttGGAGATTCACAAACcacaaataagaacagtttccCAAGCTTGTTATGTATTCCCGATAAACTATACTCaaccaataaataaatatgtcaaACAAAAGGACTACGCAAAAACGTAGCTAATATCCTAAATAAAGTCACCAAAATAGCAAACATTAAAACTGTCAAATCTTAATTCATTAAAAGCcaagattttatatattttgccTTCTGCTGCTCGAAAGTCATGAAACATC
This genomic window contains:
- the LOC122601433 gene encoding zinc finger protein ZAT10-like; amino-acid sequence: MALEALNSPATTTTTTPPPQPPLSTHYNFPTTTHPSEPPYPTEEEYIAFCLLLLSRGSAATTTTTTTATSPSLVSYKCNICYKEFSSYQALGGHTGTHRKKVSAGNHRHPSTSAAPTTTTFSSLMASFRTHECSICYRTFPTGQALGGHKRRHYEGKISRTGNLGFY